DNA from Drosophila busckii strain San Diego stock center, stock number 13000-0081.31 chromosome 2R, ASM1175060v1, whole genome shotgun sequence:
CTTGTATCCAATTTGTGctacatttttagcttaacCAAAAATTTTCCATAGGCACTAAAAGCTTCaactgtttaattaattaaagatgacttgtgcttttgtttttttttttggaaaatttgtttatttttttttattttcagcttaCAAATTGAATCACAAATTGCATGAAAATCACTTAAACAGGTTAATAGGAAATATTCAATTAGAACTATTGAAATTTGCTGCCtcattaagcaaataaattaattgcaactaattttttttctagcGAAACAGCAGATTTATTACAATTTCTACAAATTGTCTAAACGCGCGCATACAACAATGAACAAACTGTTTAATTATAGCCAACTAAATAAGCTGACACAATTGGTACATAGCGCAATTTTCGCATTAAAAGATATATTATGCTAAGATTTAGTATTTCCGCAGCTTTTTTTTGGGCTACAGCACCTGTTAGAACTGCCAGTCAAAATTATGAGTTTTTGGTAGAAGCAAACATAAACAGACGGAGCAACAAATGGggtataaacaaatagtttaGTATATAGTAGTGATGCTATAGCTATGACGTCTTAATATGGAATTATGTGGCTATGACTAagacatacaaaaatatataaaaaaaattcaattatgaaCCACATTGAGACTCAAAGCTTCTTGCactttttgattaatttccTGTTGCTCGCGCTTTTTGTGAAACTCACGCAGCAGTTTTTTGATATAAGCGTCTTTAGCTTCAGTTGAAATTAGTTTGAGCTGCTTGCTCTCGAGGTCATAGGTTAGAAAATGTGgcgtttcaatttgttgttgttgttgcaactgcagcggcCCACGCGTGCTAAATTCAAACAGATTTTTATCTAATtgatcaattattttttaactgcagcagccaaacaaaacttACTTATGTCTGCCGGCATGCGTTTAACTAATTTCTGCTTTAGACTATCGCTAGCAAGTGGACTGGTTTTCTTTAAAAGACGCTCCAGCGTATTGTCTGCCACCACAGCAGGCTTTAGTGCTGCCCCCGTCTCTGGCGTCTCTGGCTGCAACttcacctgctgctgctgctgcttggccagcaaATGTCCCATCAGCAGTAGCTGCATATTGGGCTCATGCTTCTGATGCTTCAGCTCCTCTTCCTTTAGCATTCTGCCCACTATATCATCAGCAGTTGGTAGTTTTATTGCCGCATCCAGCTTCGTTTCACGCTCTTTGCGCTGCtccgctgctttgctttttatcttACGCTTATTCGGCTTAGCTTGTTCttctgctggcagctgctgcttgtagctCTCTAAGCGATCTAAAAGTGCATCCAAGTTGGGCTTTATCTTTGATGTATCCTCATAGTTATCCGGTAAATAGCCCAACTCAGTTAGTTGCACAATCGGCGTTTGCCAACTTTTGATTACATCGATTAGTATTTCGTTATAATTTGCACCCAAGCCCAATCTATCAGCATCTTTTTCATCTTCATTTTCACTATCATCCTCTTTCTCTACTTCTTCTGCTTCCAGCTGCCAGCACAGCGCGCTAAAGATTAATAGACAGCTAAGAATTGCTTAACTTAgacatttgtttgcaattattgAGGAATTTCTTTATTGTACCTTAAAATCCAATGCATTGCGATTTTTACAgctatatagaaatttatagaaatatatactTTGATTATACGCTTTTAAGCTGAATTTTAAAGCAAGGCTAAAGATAATTTAGCCATATATTAGATTTAAGTAAAAAGTCTGAAAATactagaaattatttaatttctgaTTTAAGGCAGCtaatataagtatttaaaatcttGTAAAAACAGTTAAAGAAAACATTCAAActgtgttttatatttatttattcatgttTAATGTGCTCTTTAAAATTCTCTTTAAATAAAgtattgaataataaaagcagcagaagcCTTTCATCAATTTCCATTTCATATTAgaacatttgtattttttttttttttgtagtctagcaatattttgtaaaattaattaagacaAGAATTCTTCAGTTTTAATAAGGagacatttaattaacattaaaaaaataaaaagtgctgAATATCTGATTGAAAAATTCTCactgtttgttgctttagctgctttgtGATCCATTTTGatgataaaaatgttgcttagtCTTCACTATTTGATTCACAGCAGTTATTTATAATACTTaacattaaactaaaaactaattaaaaagccGTCTCGCGCAATCACAAAACTTTCATGAAATGTTTGTcgacattttcaattaactaaaataaaaaataaaaacgaaatctagataccaaagcaaaagccaataaagtttaattcaattaaactgtGATACATAAGCGAACAATTTCGCCAAAGATTTATTGCTAAGCTGGCAATTTATACAGAATGCCAAAATTATGAATTGACAACAAGACGCGACAGAATACAAATTTCATAAGATGAGTTTGGACTTTGTCAGACTGTCTAGCTGATGTTAAATTTCACGATGTGTGATATACAtagttatgcatatataaaaaatctgATAATTAATGAGCCAGATGTAGCGCAAGCCGCATTAGCTGTtggccaaataaaaaaattccaagACTTGGTGCCAGGCCCCGTGAGGAGAAGTTGAATAGAAGGCGGATGAAACAAAATGGCCCTCGAGCTACTCAAACTGTGACCGCGTAAACTGAATACGTAGTTTATATTTAGACAAACGACGTCATACGCAACGTTTGCCCGACTGGGCGCGCTTGTGAATGAAAGCTAAGCagtggctgcggctgtggctctggctgtgccgccaaaataaaaagaagatCGTCAGCCggttaaaacaaaagctgcaaagtcATGCCACGCTCTTGGCCCGCACTCAAGGCGTAAACTTTAAAGCGTCTCAAGCGTCGCGTGCGCCATTTCATGCATATGaatcatacgccgcgttggtTGCTAAGGCTGAACTTTGATTCGTATTCgtacaattgtttatatgttaATATGCAGAGGCGTTTAAGCCAAAAGCGCAAccaacatttaacattttgttatataagCACTTAACGCTaattaacaaatcaaaacaaagccatggcattcattcattcattcaaacATGAATATGCACGTTTACATGTTTACCAGCACCACCCgcacatttaaaaacaaattttatttgcatttgtgcatttgtttagAATTTTTCTGTGTGCTTTTTGCAATGAGCGGCAAGCGATTCCATTGAAGTGCCAGCTACGTCACATTTATTGAATTGCAACTGCCCCCAATTTGTTGCGATTCGTCATGCCGCTAATCTATAAtctcaattttcaattttacacGTGCTATTTGCACAATTATTTGGCAGTTGTGTGCCAAAGTGATTCCCCCTTAGAGACAAGTTAAAGATTAACAAGACTTGAAGCTTAAAAAAGTTTGCTAAACGTTAGCGAACATCAGTTGTTCAGCTCATGGCTAATTTCACGCCTATAGCGGTGCtaaaaatttctataatatatacaaaagacGAAGACGCTtttgtcaaaaaatatataaaaattcccCTAATTCGGCAATGTGCTCAAATTGTCTATTAagctatttttgtttaacacaaACACGTGCTGGTCATAGACAAAAGCggcaaaagtaattaatttttaataacctTTATTATGTCATTGCCAGGCGagataattataaataaaattgagctgcatatataacattattttcttacttttgtcagttattttctttgctaagtcatatacatttaaaacCCACTATTCATTTATTTGACTCTACACAGAATGGTGTACAAAAgactttttagtttatttaaatgaacaaaaatatgtacagTGTCTTACACTGTTAACTGAGCccaattttactttttctgCAACTTTAATATGTAAGagacaataattatttaaataaacttatgcattttttgtaCAGAGTCGCTTATTGTCGTTTGCGCCCGACaatacttttcaatttaagaAATTTCCAATGTTTAGAACTTCGACATTTCAAAgagtgtaaaaatatttaaacaatgttaagattattataatatttatattttaatataatcaattaaatgtttttaaacaaGCTTACcgatattaaatgtatttattaactataatACTTATAATCAcattattgaaataatttatttattatacgtAAATTCCCGCAGCTCTCTCAGTTTGCCcactataatttataaattcaatacaaCAATTGGTAACATgcaatcaaatattaatttgtacatACGTTCATAGatatggcaacaacaacaacaaaaaagaaaatgcacaTGTAATGTGCTATTAATAAATAGTCAATCACAGCACGAAAAACCTTTCATTTTGCAGTTGAACCATATAATTATGGCAAGCGAAtgaatgaaagaaaaaaaagttaaatgttTTCCGTGTAgggattttttttaactagtAGCTCTTACCCCCACATACGAGTACACGCAACTCTCTCGGAGAACTGAACAAAATGGCACAAGCGGGTTTCCCAAATGTTAACGAAGATGTTGGCAAACTACAATTGTCCGTAACTTGAGCAACGAACTGAGCGCAGGTGTCAAATGctgcgaaagagagcgcaagagagcgcaGCGTGCGCATAGGGCTTACGCTCTcttgagagcgagagagcgctttctatataaaaacGAATGCAGCCGACAAGTTCAAATCAAACGCGCCAAGGAAGCTGCAAAGAGCACAACGCGAAAACGGATTAGAGTGAACTAAAGACTTAACTAAAGACTACTGCTAAATTTTCCATAACAAGTGCATAaagtgttaattatttgtaacaaAGTGTTAAAGTGTTAACTaataatcacacacacacacacacacacgcaatatGAATGTGGAAGAGTTTCGCAAATATGGCAAAGAAGTCATTGATTATATCTGCGCCTATGGCAATAATATTGAAGAGCGCGATGTTGCACCCACATTGGATCCAGgatatttaaagaaattgcTGCCAGGTATGTGCATAAAGTAtttgtgctatttttaaactaaacgTGACTATAAATTGTACaccaaaatatttgcgcaatttgccaaaatttgtttgacgtgcttgttaaacaatttctcaaaaattattttctacgCAGTCTCTCGACTGATGTGtaaacaacaattagtttAAGGCTGCTAAACAAATcgagctaaaaaaaaaaaaaaaagcaaactcaaCAAGCACTTGAAAGACTTTTGAATACGCCGTTGACTAATTGTAAGCAAACACTACGCCTTGACTTGCACTTGTAGCTCTTAAGAGCTAAGAGTGCCCCCCACATCATTCGGCTGGGAGAAACAAATGAGTCGTATTATTAACTCAACTAcaagtataataattaatttgcgcGTGGGCTAAATCAGTCTAAGGTCAATTCAAGCGAATTTCAAGCGAATTCCACGCAGTTAGTTAGTagcgtaaatatttatgtctaACAAAGACCACAGTACATGTAGTTTAactaaacaaatcaattaattatgcacacgcacacacacacacatagacaggtagccaaaaagaaaacataaatattagctTGTGCTAGTAGTTTATAGgtgctaaaatttatatgtattgttTACATTGCAGCGGACGCACCACAATCGCCCGAACCATTCAAAGATGTGCTGCAGGATTTCGAGCAAAAGATAATGCCAGGCGTAGTGCATTGGAATCATCCCAAATTCTTTGCCTACTTTCCCTCGGGCAACTCGTTTCCCTCTGTGCTGGGCGATATGCTAAGCAGCGCCATTGGCTCCATAGGCTTCAGCTGGGCCAGTTGtccggcagcagcagagctcgAGACTATAGTCATGAACTGGTATGCCAAGGCCTTGGGCTTGCCCAAAGCTTTCATAACAGATGCGCCTGGCAGCACTGGCGGTGGCGCCCTGCAGGGCTCCGCCTCCGAGTGTGCGCTCGTCTCGTTGATCACAGCGCGTGCGCGCGCCATTAGCGAGCTGAAGGGACAAACGAGCGTGCATGATAGCGTCTTCTTGCCCAGCCTCATAGCTTATGCCAGTCGTGAGGCGCACTCCAGCGTAGAGAAGGCTGCCAAAATGGCTTTGGTCAAGCTGCGCATCATCGACGCCGACGAGCGTGGACGCATGCGCGTGGATCTGCTGCAGCAGGCCATAAATAACGATGTCAATGCTGGACTTACACCTTTCTTTGTCGTCGCCACAGTGGGCACCACTGGTGGTTGCGCCTTTGATGACATCTCTGCCATTGGCAAAGTGTGTCGTCAGGTTTCGGGCATTTGGCTGCATGTGGATGGCGCCTATGCTGGCAACTCTTTCATTTTACCCGAGATGCGTGTATTCTCCGCTGGCCTGGAGTACGCCGACTCCTTCAATACCAATCccaacaaactgctgctgaccaACTTTGATGCCTCAGCGCTTTGGGTGCGCGATGTCATGACGCTTAAGAGTGCGCTCAATGTGAATCCTTTGTACTTGCGTCACGAGCACATGAATGGCGTGGACTATAGACACTACGGCATACCCTTGAGTCGTCGCTTCCGTGCACTCAAGCTTTGGTTTGTCTTCCGCACATACGGCGTCAAGGGATTGCAGGCATATATACGTAATCACATGGTGCTGGCCAAGAAGTTCGAGATGCTGGTGCGCAAGGACGAACGCTTCGAGGTGCGCAACGATGTGCACCTGGGCTTGGTTTGCTTCCGCATGCGGTAAGTTTGCTcgcatatgaaatatatatagaatctTTTGATTTTCGTACTAATTTCATTTTCTACATTCTTTCATTTCAGCACTGGCGATGAGGCTAACCATCAGCTGCTGGCTCAGATTAATCACTCGGGTAAAATGCACATGACGCCTGCCAAATTCAATGGACGTTATGTCATTCGCTTTTGTGTAACATACGAGCAAGCCACAGAGAAGGATATTTTGGATGCCTGGGCGCAAATTAAGGCTTTTGGCGAAGAAATCATGCGCGACTGTCCGATGGAGATCAGCTCAGCACCGCCTACGCCCGAAACCGAGCGCTCTGCCTCAGATACAGTGGCCGGCAAGCCGCCAATCAAGAAGAAGCTTACGCGCACCAAGTCGCTGCGCTTCTCCTTTACACGCAGCATATCAAAGGAACAGTTCCAGAGTCAGAGCGAACACCTTATGGATGGTTGCACACCCATCTTGGTTGTTGACCCCAAGTTGATACAACAGAACTTTCAGCAAGCAACAGAAAACAatgcgaacaacaacaacaatactaCAAAGCTAAATCACATTTCTGATGTGGACACGGATGAGGCAAGCAATTGAGCTGGAACTCAATGCATGCTAATGTACTAACTGTATATAGTATTAATAGTTGTTCGGTTTAAGAACGTGCTGTAATGAGGCCTGtacctaaaaaaaaactgacgACTTTAAACTGATCGCTTGAATTTTaagtacatatttatttagttttaagctgcgctgttgtatttcaattaatttattgttgggTTCCTATTACCACTTGTAATGCAAACTAATTACATATGCATTGTATGCTTAGTCAAAAGCTCGCCTATTACCACTacaaaacttatttataaacataaacacaaacatttaCTAAGCATTTGatatgcgcaatatttttttaaatatatacaaaaaaatatatacatatgaatttgagttttattaaacttacGACTGTTGCGAATTCACTGCGTTATTCACTTATTTTTGGcgcaattattataaaactattaagcacacaacaaaattaagAACGTAAACAAAATCACATGTGGCTACTGACTTTCGATACGCGCCGGTTAAATTCGACTATCGATAAGCCGCTCGATATATCAGCGAGTTAACATTACAGTTTGCGTTAACAGCGCAATAACAGTGCCAGCAAACGTAAACAAACCACAGCcggcaatatttttgttaaacgtTTGCGtattattgctgcatttattttatttaattaatcaatatgCCCAACTGGAATCAAATACAATCGCAGCTGCGTAGCGCCAACAATCCCGTGGTGTTTTTTGACGTAGCCGTAGGCACAACGGTGAGtaaaaatgattaataattattgGCGCTTAAACAACGCTTGTTTTTCATGTTACAGGAAATTGGACGCATGATCTTCGAGCTATTTGCGGATACTGTTCCTAGAACGGCGGAAAACTTTCGACAGTTCTGTACGGGAGAGTATAGGCCGGATGGTGTGCCTATAGGCTACAAAGGTGCCAGTTTTCACAGAGTCATCAAGGATTTCATGATACAAGGTGGCGACTTTGTACAAGGAGACGGCACTGGCGTTACCAGTGTTTACGGCAATACCTTTGGCGATGAGAACTTTACATTAAAACACGACTCGCCAGGTCTCTTGGCTATGGCCAATAGCGGTAGAGATACAAATGGTTGCCAGTTCTTTATAACCTGTGCAAGATGTAATTTTCTGGACGGCAAGCATGTGGTGTTTGGACGCGTGCTGGATGGCCTGCTGATTATGCGCAAAATTGAGAATGTGCCAACGGGACCGAACAATAAGCCGAAGCTGCCAGTTACAATATCGCAATGTGGACAAATGTAGGGggtataatataaatatgttttaattatatgtacaGCGAAGTAAGTGTAATAAAATTGCGATAATAACGATTAAAATTAGCTGTATCTCTAAATATCTTTGTCGAAATAGCCATAGCCATCTGCTGTCATCTTTTCGAGGCGCAATGTCTTGCAATCCTCTATCATGAAACTATAATACAAGTTAAAATAAGatattattgtttacaaaGCATATATTTCAACTTACTCATAGTAAAGTGAGACCAAAGGCACCGTAGCCAAATGCCACAAGGAATGTGCATCCAGTATCCAGAGTATAGGCGGAAAATCAAGAAGTTCCAGACTCATGGCCATCGCAAACAGCACATAAAAGCGCAGTATACGCCTAAAGTATGGGCGACGTAGCCGCACCCGATGACACCATATAAACCAACCTAGAGCTGCCAATGTCCCCGTGGCAATATTAACTTTCATGTTGAAAGAATAGTTGAATTTGCCTACGCTTAAATAGGCAAAGTAGTTGATgtaatatgaaataaatgccAACGTAATAACACCGCGCAGAAACAATGAGTAGCGATGCAGCATACGCATTATCATGCAATAAAGACTGCAAAGCACAATGGAATACGCAAATGCATAGTCCAGCAGCTCCGTAAGCGGAAAATCTCTTGTATGGAATATAGATGACCACACCCAACCATTTAAGCAGGTCTGCACAGGAAAATATACATGAATATTTTAACGTTTAAAGCAATTGTAGAGTTTACCAAGCCAAAAATATGCGCCAGCTTGTAGCAGGGACTGTCAGGACGCACTTGTCGGCGGAATTTGCGCAACAAACGTAAGTGCATGATAAAGTTCATGACGGAGAAGATAACGGATGCGGGCTCCTGCATGCCGAGTAGACGCAAAAATGGCCATTTTCCGTAGAATTGTGGTATGGGCCAGCCGCGCTCCATAAACGCAAATACTGTGCGCCACATGCAGCCGTAGGTACACTCATCTGAACAGCTCCAGCCAAAGATGCGGTCAAAGACTGTTTGTCCATAGAAATTGATAGCCTGCTCCTGTATTTCCAAGCCATCTgcaaatcaatataaattgttgtagtcgcttgaattttttatttattgctacttGCCAGCTGAGCAATTTGTGCGTTCGCAGTTTTGTCGGCAGTTGTGAAAGAATTGTGTGCGATCTCCATTGGACGCTAGGGTATGGCcaaagtgcaacagcagcactaTTGCACATGTTTGACTAGTTATTTTAAGCATACTGATATAAATTTGTCTAGATTTTCGAATAAATATGAGttacaacattttgtaaacaaatcgAATCGGCACTGAGCTATTGATTTATCTGTGATTAGGGCTGTCAAGCGATGTCGTACACACGcgcaaataattgttgtttaatttgcacaaGCATTATATGgtgtatatattaattaataaagacacaatttatttaatggttCACTGCCGCTTATTTCATTGTTTATACAATAATTtcatatgtttttgtttacaaaagtGCAGCAACCTACTCAACgatctggcaacgctgctcGGCTGTCAAAATTTATACTCAcctgtgtgttgtgtgttgcttgTGCTCTGAGTGCCATGAAAATTATTGAAAGAATGCTAAACActtgaaaaattgtttgcaaaaaatttagaCACGCAGCTGCAAggaaaaagtataaataacataGTTGCGCTAGTTGTAGCTAaagcttatatttaattataatatatgtagCTCAACAGCTGTGCGCCagttatacataaataagGCACTCGCATGCAGCTaacaaggcagcaacaacaaaagtaattaaaatgcgatttggttaaaaataaaagaggaCTGGCCAAGCTGTGAATAGTCGGTCTGCATGTACGAGTTTCAGGCCTTAGAAGCCAGTACCAGTGGCAGTAAAGACGATGCATTTTACACACATACTCTGAGTAGCGAAGAGcagagcgcagcgcagcgaaaACCACAAAGTATTAAGGTAAGCTCTCTTTCGGTCTGAGGCAAAATGATCTAatgcgtattttattttgcttgcagagAGAACCTTTAGTATTCTTCATCATGCGTCTGAATCTGAGAGCAGTGCTGTTGCTACTCATTGTCTCCGTAGCAGTGATTacgttttgcatttatatgcGCTGTGATGCGTTTAGTTTCTCACCGGAATTTGTGCGTCAGCTGGGCCGGCGGCAAACGTCAGAGACGGGGCTCTTACATGCAACACAGTCGCTGGCAGCGCCGCTGCAGGACATTGAGTGCTCCATTAATCAAGAGTACAGCATACACTGCAAGCGGGATGAGAACGCCAATGAAGTTTATGTGCCTTTCTCATTCTTAAGGCAATACTTCGATGTAAGCGGCGCTGTAAgtagcagcggcggcggcgcaggCATCGAGTCACCCAAGTTCAATTGGATGCATAGCACTGCCAAGGTGAACCTGCCAAAAGGCAAATACGATACGCGTGGCGTTTTCATGTACTTTGAAAACTACAATGTGGAAGTGCGTGATCGCGTCAAGTGTATAAGCGCCGCCGAGGGCGTGCCCGTCAGCACACAATGGGAAAAGCGTGGCTACTTTTATCCCACACAAATTGCACAATTCGCCTTGGCGCACTacagcaaaaatttaacagAGCCTGCGCCGCGTGTTCATGTGCTGGAGGATGCCGATAGCAATCAGCTGGAGTGGTCCACGCCCAAGACAAGCAATATGTCACGCATTTGGCATCACAAGTTCAATACAAGCATTGTGCAATTCGAAACAACCATTGGCTATGAGAGCGCCATTAGCATACAACTGAACCAGACGCTGGATTTGGTGCTTAGCGTGGATCTGCTGCTGgtcaccaacagcagcagcctcatgGTTACTGTGCTCAACCGCGACAACAAGCATCGCTATAATCTACACTACATAGCTGCCGAACTGCTGCTCAGCGTGCAGGAGTCGAACATATATTATGGACTGGGAACTGGCGCCTTGAACAAATGGCGCCACATGACTCGCGACTTGCATATTGATGTGCAAAAGGGCATTGTCATGGGCGACAAGCGCTCGCCGCTGAAGGTGCGACGCAGCGATCTGGAGGTGCTTTCGATAGCCTTTTTAGGCATAGGCTTTTATGATAATCTAACGCTATCGACGAGCAATCACTTGGCGCATTTCTATGATGCCGCCGAGTGGTTTGTGCACAATCAGGATCACAAGTCTGGTGGCTGGACCAATCCAGTGCGTCGCAGTCTAAATGGTTTTGCCGAACTGCGTCCTGGCTGGATATCCGCCATGGGCCAGGGGCATGCCATATCTGTGCTGGCGCGCGCCTATTGGCACTCTGGTGGAGATGAGCGCTACTTAAGAGCGGCTGCCTTGGGACTACAGCCATATCGTGTTTACTCGCGTGATGGTGGCGTGCTGGCTCAATTTATGGACAAGTATTACTGGTAAGTATATCAAACTGCGCAAATACATTTGagtttaatgtttgtttgcatagGTACGAGGAGTATCCCACAACGCCCGCTTCGTATGTGCTCAATGGTTTCATCTATTCGCTGCTTGGTCTCTATGATCTGAACAGCACAGCGCCTGGAAAGATAGCGAGAGAAGCTGGCAAGCTCTTTGCGCAAGGCATGTACTCGTtgaaaaaaatgctgctgctctacgATACTGGCTCTGGCACCAGCTATGATCTGCGTCATTTGAGTCTAGGCGTCGCACCCAATTTGGCACGCTGGGATTATCATGCCACGCATgtcaatcagctgctgctgctcgccacCATAGACAGCGATCCATTGATATTGCAGACAGCGGAACGCTGGAAGGGTTATATGTTTGGCAAGCGTGCCAAACACAACTGAGAGCGACGCAAGTTGGCGgcagttattgctgctgccgcttggcGGCCACCCCACAAGTGATATATACTtttgttttcgatttttttgTAAAACCAACCATTTGAAATGGTTGCGTCTATGCCGCGCGTCTCTTcccaattttgtttttaacgaATTTTAAGCTTAGTTTATGTTTGAGAGTACACATGCTTTCAAGTTTTTTATGTTAGCCTTAAGCGTAAGCGTACCTTTCTATATTGTGTATAACTTGGAAATTTTGCATAATCATTTGTTGAAAACTGtagcttaattgtttaataactTGTATATGTAGCTGCACGCGTTTTTCACTGGACAATATCATAGCAACTTGTAACTAACAGAAAAAACTTAAGTGTAAAGTGATCCGTAGCTTAATATACTCTTGAATTTAGTGCtgcaaataattacaattctTACAATAACTATTGTATGGTAGATAACTTTTTACAGCGCAAAACTAAGTAGAGTtcgttatttatatatgcccACAATCGAATGTATAAAGTAAAAACTGTAGAGCTTAGCAATTATAACTATAGAGTAAACACAGACACAATTTAGAGACGATTAATGTTAGTTGGCAACAGCTGTACTTCAATACTTCTAAAAACACGAAatagctattttatattttggtcACACAACTTTGTAAATAGCATATAAAAGTTcgttagttttttgtttaagttcaCTACTTAATAcaactgcatttaaaactaGTTTACTTAACTACACTATTTTAAACTCGACGCAATAATTTAGCAACGTAGAATAAACGAATGAATTTATTCAGTTACAGCtattttaaaactaagcaCGTAAATTAGTTTCTCGACTTAAACGATGCCAttccatttaattttagttcaaCTTTTAGTTCTTAATACTAACACCAATGCTGTCAATTAATCAAACTAACCAATGTATCGATTACATTAATTTGCCAGttacacaatttttaaaacgAGACTGTTAACAAAAAcgattaaattaagcattcGAAATTGTCGTACTTACAACATCATGTTCTTGtgttatcaatttatttacaatttgtttaattgttgtaacaaaaaatatataaaacgcctctataaacacaattttttaCACTTAACTATGTGGGGGTGTGGGGGAAAACTAAATTAGTACTATATCCATGGGATTTTGGTCAAGAGCGTTGCGAAGTTAATACATGTGAGCGTATTGAAGGCGGGCCACTGCGTCGACGTACTTCCAAAATGAA
Protein-coding regions in this window:
- the LOC108596256 gene encoding uncharacterized protein LOC108596256 isoform X2, with translation MHWILSCLLIFSALCWQLEAEEVEKEDDSENEDEKDADRLGLGANYNEILIDVIKSWQTPIVQLTELGYLPDNYEDTSKIKPNLDALLDRLESYKQQLPAEEQAKPNKRKIKSKAAEQRKERETKLDAAIKLPTADDIVGRMLKEEELKHQKHEPNMQLLLMGHLLAKQQQQQVKLQPETPETGAALKPAVVADNTLERLLKKTSPLASDSLKQKLVKRMPADITRVGRCSCNNNNKLKRHIF
- the LOC108596251 gene encoding post-GPI attachment to proteins factor 3, producing the protein MLKITSQTCAIVLLLHFGHTLASNGDRTQFFHNCRQNCERTNCSADGLEIQEQAINFYGQTVFDRIFGWSCSDECTYGCMWRTVFAFMERGWPIPQFYGKWPFLRLLGMQEPASVIFSVMNFIMHLRLLRKFRRQVRPDSPCYKLAHIFGLTCLNGWVWSSIFHTRDFPLTELLDYAFAYSIVLCSLYCMIMRMLHRYSLFLRGVITLAFISYYINYFAYLSVGKFNYSFNMKVNIATGTLAALGWFIWCHRVRLRRPYFRRILRFYVLFAMAMSLELLDFPPILWILDAHSLWHLATVPLVSLYYDFMIEDCKTLRLEKMTADGYGYFDKDI
- the LOC108596255 gene encoding aromatic-L-amino-acid decarboxylase; this translates as MNVEEFRKYGKEVIDYICAYGNNIEERDVAPTLDPGYLKKLLPADAPQSPEPFKDVLQDFEQKIMPGVVHWNHPKFFAYFPSGNSFPSVLGDMLSSAIGSIGFSWASCPAAAELETIVMNWYAKALGLPKAFITDAPGSTGGGALQGSASECALVSLITARARAISELKGQTSVHDSVFLPSLIAYASREAHSSVEKAAKMALVKLRIIDADERGRMRVDLLQQAINNDVNAGLTPFFVVATVGTTGGCAFDDISAIGKVCRQVSGIWLHVDGAYAGNSFILPEMRVFSAGLEYADSFNTNPNKLLLTNFDASALWVRDVMTLKSALNVNPLYLRHEHMNGVDYRHYGIPLSRRFRALKLWFVFRTYGVKGLQAYIRNHMVLAKKFEMLVRKDERFEVRNDVHLGLVCFRMRTGDEANHQLLAQINHSGKMHMTPAKFNGRYVIRFCVTYEQATEKDILDAWAQIKAFGEEIMRDCPMEISSAPPTPETERSASDTVAGKPPIKKKLTRTKSLRFSFTRSISKEQFQSQSEHLMDGCTPILVVDPKLIQQNFQQATENNANNNNNTTKLNHISDVDTDEASN
- the LOC108596256 gene encoding uncharacterized protein LOC108596256 isoform X1 yields the protein MHWILSCLLIFSALCWQLEAEEVEKEDDSENEDEKDADRLGLGANYNEILIDVIKSWQTPIVQLTELGYLPDNYEDTSKIKPNLDALLDRLESYKQQLPAEEQAKPNKRKIKSKAAEQRKERETKLDAAIKLPTADDIVGRMLKEEELKHQKHEPNMQLLLMGHLLAKQQQQQVKLQPETPETGAALKPAVVADNTLERLLKKTSPLASDSLKQKLVKRMPADINKNLFEFSTRGPLQLQQQQQIETPHFLTYDLESKQLKLISTEAKDAYIKKLLREFHKKREQQEINQKVQEALSLNVVHN
- the LOC108596252 gene encoding peptidyl-prolyl cis-trans isomerase H, with product MPNWNQIQSQLRSANNPVVFFDVAVGTTEIGRMIFELFADTVPRTAENFRQFCTGEYRPDGVPIGYKGASFHRVIKDFMIQGGDFVQGDGTGVTSVYGNTFGDENFTLKHDSPGLLAMANSGRDTNGCQFFITCARCNFLDGKHVVFGRVLDGLLIMRKIENVPTGPNNKPKLPVTISQCGQM